In one Nitrospira sp. genomic region, the following are encoded:
- a CDS encoding TonB-dependent receptor, which produces MLARSQHSWAPLFAAILTIALWNVALAEQTPGIFQDARSLPVSNDLELLKEEETVSIASRYEQPISQAPSNVYVVTDEDIRQSGATDLPTVLRRIPGLEVMQMTGADFNVSARGDNQPFANKMLIMVDGRSIYLDVQGNEFWKSLPVTLPEIKRIEVLKGPASAMYGFNAFDGVINIITKSPEEMKGTTLQFGGGEQGTISSAAVQAGTIGKFGYRLAIGRDQSQQWRDRDALGFRSHKFNAQTEYAVSSNGKLILSGGVTETNRYDGQVGEVTSNSTRPSFSYANAIYEEGAFLIRAWWSGYTDHATINPLPQLANILSVTDRNGVSTNPFSGNTYNVDVQHAFTLGSTNHLLYGANYRHNSLSSPTIDQFSRENRLGLFLQDEWRATAAITIVAGLRYDLHTQINGTWSPRLAILYQPVEGHTFHLSGSAAYRPPTLFESHQDQRVTTTIPTGLPFPSSISSTVPVTGATGLAPEQISSYEAGYQGWYWKHRLRIRADLFYNHISDLIGSRPLANGASAFVNDPGAADIYGGEAGIEFLASRWLSGFANYAYEEIGQSFSGTVRRGAPRSKVSAGVRTEWENGLSGEISYYYVGAATYPIAQSFTLLANIPTTGVTTPGDRVGSYNLLNLRAGYRFWQQKAAAGYMRDAEVAVSVFNALNDEHKEHPLGDLIGRRVMGWLTLRF; this is translated from the coding sequence ATGCTCGCGCGCTCACAGCACAGCTGGGCTCCCCTCTTCGCAGCGATCCTGACCATCGCGCTCTGGAATGTCGCCTTAGCGGAACAGACTCCGGGGATCTTCCAGGACGCGCGATCCCTTCCAGTCAGCAATGACCTGGAACTGCTCAAGGAAGAGGAAACCGTAAGTATCGCGTCGCGATACGAGCAACCCATTTCACAAGCGCCGTCGAACGTGTACGTCGTCACCGACGAGGACATTCGACAGTCAGGAGCGACCGATCTTCCCACCGTGCTCCGCCGTATCCCTGGGCTGGAAGTCATGCAGATGACCGGAGCCGATTTCAATGTCAGCGCGCGGGGAGACAATCAACCGTTCGCGAACAAGATGCTGATCATGGTCGACGGACGTTCGATCTATCTCGATGTGCAGGGAAACGAGTTTTGGAAATCCCTCCCGGTCACGCTCCCCGAGATTAAGCGGATCGAAGTGCTCAAGGGGCCCGCATCCGCCATGTATGGATTTAATGCCTTCGACGGGGTGATCAACATCATCACCAAGTCACCCGAAGAAATGAAGGGGACCACCCTGCAATTCGGCGGAGGGGAACAAGGAACCATCAGCAGCGCAGCCGTCCAGGCGGGAACCATCGGAAAGTTCGGCTATCGATTGGCGATCGGCCGCGACCAGTCGCAACAATGGCGGGATCGGGACGCCCTGGGATTCCGCTCTCACAAATTCAACGCACAGACGGAATATGCGGTCTCATCCAACGGCAAACTCATTCTTTCCGGAGGAGTGACGGAAACCAACCGCTACGACGGGCAGGTCGGCGAAGTGACCAGCAATTCTACCCGCCCTTCTTTCAGCTATGCCAACGCCATCTACGAAGAGGGTGCCTTTCTGATTCGAGCATGGTGGTCCGGGTATACGGACCATGCCACCATCAATCCACTCCCCCAATTGGCCAACATTCTCAGCGTGACAGATCGAAACGGCGTGTCGACGAATCCGTTTTCCGGCAACACGTACAATGTGGATGTGCAACATGCGTTCACCCTTGGTTCGACGAATCACCTGCTCTATGGCGCGAATTACCGGCACAATTCGCTTTCCAGTCCGACAATCGATCAATTCAGTCGCGAAAACCGGTTAGGCCTGTTTCTTCAGGATGAATGGCGGGCAACTGCGGCCATCACGATCGTTGCAGGCCTTCGCTACGATCTGCATACGCAGATCAACGGCACATGGAGCCCACGCCTAGCCATTCTGTATCAACCGGTCGAAGGACATACCTTCCATCTCTCGGGCTCTGCCGCCTATCGGCCACCGACGCTGTTTGAGTCTCATCAAGACCAGCGAGTCACCACGACCATCCCCACCGGACTCCCGTTTCCTTCGTCGATCTCTTCGACCGTTCCGGTAACCGGCGCGACCGGGCTCGCCCCGGAACAGATCTCCTCCTACGAGGCCGGATACCAAGGCTGGTACTGGAAACATCGCCTCCGCATCCGCGCCGATCTCTTCTATAACCATATCTCCGACCTCATCGGCAGCCGGCCCCTCGCCAACGGCGCCTCCGCATTCGTCAACGATCCGGGGGCAGCCGATATTTACGGAGGCGAAGCCGGCATCGAGTTCCTGGCGAGTCGTTGGCTGAGCGGATTCGCGAACTATGCCTATGAGGAAATCGGGCAGTCGTTCAGCGGCACGGTCAGACGTGGCGCCCCCCGATCAAAAGTCAGCGCCGGAGTCAGAACGGAATGGGAAAACGGACTCAGCGGAGAAATCAGCTACTACTACGTCGGAGCCGCCACCTATCCGATCGCACAGAGCTTTACGCTCCTGGCAAATATTCCCACGACCGGAGTCACGACACCGGGTGATCGTGTCGGCAGCTACAACCTGCTCAACCTGCGTGCTGGGTACCGGTTCTGGCAACAAAAGGCGGCTGCAGGCTATATGCGCGACGCCGAGGTGGCGGTTTCGGTCTTCAACGCACTCAATGATGAGCACAAGGAACACCCGCTGGGAGATCTCATCGGCCGGCGGGTCATGGGTTGGTTAACCCTTCGATTTTAA